A portion of the Actinomycetes bacterium genome contains these proteins:
- a CDS encoding HAD-IB family hydrolase, producing MSDTAWLLDRVEQAPQGSQVAAFFNFDKTVIDCFSASVFFQPRTRSGDVGFSQLMESITQRRTSQRRGRDISEIIRIGASGQAGKRLEDLRQSSREIYEKKLASLIFSEARMLIDAHHRMGHTVVIASSGLAPMLRPAADDLGVRELVATEMVVDDYQRYSGALATPVRWGEEKARAVTEFATEHTIDLAESFSYASSYTDTAFLQTAGNPCVVNADATLQNTARDKDWPSAILLRPPRDTTASKVRSAAALGAFGAAIATAAGVGIAAGSRTAGANFASSIGSDLSLKVAGVDLKIVGEENLWARRPAVFLFNHQSQIDVFVLGSLLRENFTGVAKKSLEKDPLFGPVGWLANVAFIDRSNNAEARKALEPVVEALQSGRSIAIAPEGTRSPTPRLLPFKKGPFHIAMQAEVPLVPIVMRNCGEIMASHSFVVHPGVLDVAVLPPVETKGWTKANLDQHVAEVRQMYLDTLSNWPEKS from the coding sequence ATGTCTGACACCGCCTGGCTCCTTGACCGAGTCGAGCAAGCACCCCAGGGATCCCAGGTTGCGGCGTTCTTCAACTTCGACAAAACCGTCATTGACTGCTTCTCAGCGTCAGTGTTCTTTCAACCGCGGACCCGCAGTGGTGATGTGGGCTTTAGCCAATTGATGGAATCGATTACCCAACGACGCACTTCGCAGCGCCGCGGCCGCGATATCTCCGAAATCATCCGAATCGGGGCCTCAGGTCAGGCTGGTAAACGACTCGAAGATTTGCGTCAGTCCAGCAGGGAAATCTACGAAAAGAAACTGGCCTCGTTGATCTTCAGCGAAGCACGTATGCTCATCGATGCCCATCACCGGATGGGACACACGGTAGTCATCGCTAGTTCCGGGCTGGCACCCATGTTGCGGCCTGCTGCTGACGATCTCGGCGTTCGGGAGTTGGTAGCGACCGAAATGGTCGTCGATGACTACCAGCGCTATAGCGGAGCCCTGGCGACACCTGTCCGATGGGGTGAGGAGAAGGCGCGAGCCGTTACCGAGTTCGCCACCGAGCACACCATCGACTTGGCAGAGTCGTTCAGTTACGCGAGCAGTTACACCGACACCGCGTTCTTGCAAACCGCTGGTAACCCGTGCGTCGTCAACGCAGACGCCACCTTGCAAAACACCGCCCGAGACAAGGACTGGCCCAGCGCGATCTTGTTGCGACCGCCGCGCGACACCACCGCCAGCAAAGTGCGCAGCGCCGCAGCGCTGGGAGCATTCGGTGCTGCGATCGCTACTGCCGCCGGGGTGGGGATCGCCGCCGGCAGTCGGACAGCAGGAGCGAATTTTGCCTCCAGCATTGGGTCAGATCTGAGCCTCAAAGTTGCTGGGGTTGACCTGAAGATTGTCGGCGAAGAGAACCTGTGGGCACGACGACCGGCGGTCTTCCTGTTCAACCACCAAAGCCAGATTGACGTCTTTGTGCTGGGCTCGCTGCTGCGAGAAAACTTCACTGGGGTAGCGAAAAAGTCCTTGGAGAAAGACCCTCTGTTCGGACCCGTTGGTTGGTTGGCGAATGTGGCCTTCATCGATCGGAGCAACAACGCCGAGGCGCGTAAGGCATTGGAGCCGGTAGTGGAGGCACTTCAGAGTGGTCGCTCGATTGCAATCGCTCCCGAGGGAACTCGATCACCTACCCCGCGACTGCTGCCATTCAAGAAGGGGCCCTTTCACATTGCCATGCAGGCTGAAGTGCCCCTGGTCCCGATCGTGATGCGCAACTGCGGCGAAATCATGGCTTCACATTCGTTCGTGGTGCATCCCGGTGTTCTAGATGTCGCCGTCCTTCCACCGGTGGAAACCAAAGGCTGGACCAAGGCCAATCTTGATCAACACGTCGCCGAAGTCAGGCAGATGTACCTCGACACGTTGTCAAACTGGCCAGAAAAGTCCTAG